The Methanophagales archaeon DNA segment CGCCTTACCTTCCATGTCCGCCTCTATCAATGCCCTATCATAGGGTATAACCCCCAGCAGAGGTATGCCCAGTTCCTTCAATCGCTCTTTTATCTCCGCCACCATCCCTGAATCCGTAGCTTTGTTAATCACTCCCGCAAACCGGTTTATACCGATGTCCTCGCCAAGTTTCTTTATTCGCCCCACTGTCTCCACCGACCTCATCCCTGGCTCCACAACCGTCAGCATCAGGTCTACCCCGCTTGCTGTTCCACGCCCTAAATGCTCTATTCCTGCCTCCATATCCATTATAACCATGTTCTCCCTGAATATCACATGACGTAGCAAAGCGCGAAGAAATGCACTCTCAGGACATATACACCCGCTACCACCTCGTTCCACCGTACCCATCACCACCAGAACGACACCATCAGGTCCAATAGCTCCATATCTATCTATTATGTCATCTACCTTTGGATTCAGCTTGTAGACACCATAGCCCGAATATGCTTTTGTTCGTTCATAGATCAAGTCTTTGAGGTCAGATACAGGGGCAGGATTCGTCTTTATGCCTAATGCGAATCTTAAATTCATAGCAGGGTCTGCATCAACCGCAATAACTCTATGCCCTTCCTTCGCTATGAGCCGGGCGAGAGTACCTGCAACTGTTGTCTTTCCCACACCGCCCTTACCGCCAACCGCTATCTTCAGCTTCTGTTCATGCATGTTCGCTTTCCTTACGTTATCAATTATCATATATAATGGAATATGGAGAATAATGGTAATAGAGAAAAAGAGAAACTTGAAGTGTTGCGTGAGCGAATATCAGAGCGAGGTAATTTAATCGTTGCTTTCTCTGGCGGTGTAGACAGTGGTCTGCTGCTCGCAGTCGCTCATGAAGTGCTGGCTGATAACGTTCTTGCTGTGACAATAGCCACAGAACTCACTCCCGATAGGGATTTGAAGTCAATAAAAAAAATACTCGCTTACTTTAACTCCAACTCCAGCATACGACATAAGATTGTGCATCTCTCGCTGCTTAGCGATGAAGAATTCGTAGCGAATACTCGTGACAGGTGTTACTACTGTAAGAGACGTTTTAGTCTGTTATTAAAGCAAATAGCAGCCGACGAGGGAATAGCAACAGTTGCAGAAGGTGTTACTGCATCTGATTACCACGAATACAGATACAGGCACAGACCTGGCATAGCAGCATCCCGGGAATCCGGGCTGTGGCATCCCCTCGCGGAAGTAGGCATAACAAAGTCCGAAGTGAGAGCAATAGCGAAGGAGATAGGGCTTCCGTTCTGGAATAAACCCTCAAATGCGTGCTTAGCGACAAGGATAGCTTATGGCGAGAGGATAACGAGTGATAAACTGGAGATGATAGAGAATGCGGAGAATATCCTCTTAGATGCTGGCTTCTCCCAGCTCAGGGTTCGGCTGCACTGCGATGGGATAGCAAGGATAGAGCTGGTGAGGGATGAACTTCCGCGGCTATTCAATCTAAAACAGCTTGAATATCTTAGCATGGAACTGAAGAAGCTCGGTTTCCGCTACATCACCATAGACCCTGAGGGATACCGAAGTGGAAGTATGGATGATACTGATACTGATACAGGATGATTATTATATTAGAAAACCAATCATGAAGATGAAGATGAGGATATGAAGATTATGAGAGAGATGGGAGAAGAATACACGTTACGTGAGTATATTTATTCGCTCAGGTTCTATATCTTATTCATCGTCGTCTTTTTCATCTCTTCCGCTATCGTTGGATATCTTGGCTTCCTCAATGAGTTATTTAGTGCGGCTCTCCAATATATACAGCAACTGAGTGAAAACGTGAAGGGCTTCTCAGATTCATATCCCCCATGGGTATCATTCCTCCTGTTCTTCTTCGTTATATTCCTGAATAACGCCTTTACATGCTTCATTGATATCCTCTCTGGACCTTTAGTAGGTATAGTCCCGCTCTTCTCCGCGTTCGTCAACGGTGGAATTGTTGGGTGGTTTGTACAGAAGGAGGGGGCAATTGTTCTCATTGCGATCATACCGCATGGGGTATTTGAGATACCAGCTTTCTTGATTTCTGCTGCTATTGGCTTGAGACTGGGCAGGGAGGTCTTCCGAAGTAGAGATGAGCGGGATTTGGGAGGCGAGATGAAAAGAGGCTTGTGGGTATTTCTCACACTTATATTCCCGCTTCTTCTCATTGCCGCTATTATTGAATCAGCACTGATCACATTACTACCACTGGTTGTTAAATGAAGAGAAGTATCTATCAAGTTGAAGCAGGTTATAGGTGATAGGTAGGGTAGCTAAGTAACCAAGCTAATGCAATACTGAGCTGACCATGAGAGTTCAGGAAGGTGTGTACTGGTACAGGGAGAAAGGACCGTTCGACGCGAACACATACGTGATAAAGGATGAACTCACACTCCTGATAGACCCCGGGCTGAAGGATTATCTCAAACTGCGAATCAAGGAGATGGCTAAGGACCGAGTGACCAAAGTTGATATCGTAATGATAACGCATCTCCATCCAGACCATTACGATGCAATAGAGGCATTGAAAGAAGCTTATAACGCCAGGGTAGCATTGCATTCCTCGCA contains these protein-coding regions:
- a CDS encoding AAA family ATPase; its protein translation is MHEQKLKIAVGGKGGVGKTTVAGTLARLIAKEGHRVIAVDADPAMNLRFALGIKTNPAPVSDLKDLIYERTKAYSGYGVYKLNPKVDDIIDRYGAIGPDGVVLVVMGTVERGGSGCICPESAFLRALLRHVIFRENMVIMDMEAGIEHLGRGTASGVDLMLTVVEPGMRSVETVGRIKKLGEDIGINRFAGVINKATDSGMVAEIKERLKELGIPLLGVIPYDRALIEADMEGKAPVDKGGAAIEQIKEIKDRIIKSLSSSIVL
- the larE gene encoding ATP-dependent sacrificial sulfur transferase LarE; amino-acid sequence: MENNGNREKEKLEVLRERISERGNLIVAFSGGVDSGLLLAVAHEVLADNVLAVTIATELTPDRDLKSIKKILAYFNSNSSIRHKIVHLSLLSDEEFVANTRDRCYYCKRRFSLLLKQIAADEGIATVAEGVTASDYHEYRYRHRPGIAASRESGLWHPLAEVGITKSEVRAIAKEIGLPFWNKPSNACLATRIAYGERITSDKLEMIENAENILLDAGFSQLRVRLHCDGIARIELVRDELPRLFNLKQLEYLSMELKKLGFRYITIDPEGYRSGSMDDTDTDTG
- a CDS encoding stage II sporulation protein M, which translates into the protein MKIMREMGEEYTLREYIYSLRFYILFIVVFFISSAIVGYLGFLNELFSAALQYIQQLSENVKGFSDSYPPWVSFLLFFFVIFLNNAFTCFIDILSGPLVGIVPLFSAFVNGGIVGWFVQKEGAIVLIAIIPHGVFEIPAFLISAAIGLRLGREVFRSRDERDLGGEMKRGLWVFLTLIFPLLLIAAIIESALITLLPLVVK